In Capsicum annuum cultivar UCD-10X-F1 chromosome 11, UCD10Xv1.1, whole genome shotgun sequence, one genomic interval encodes:
- the LOC107847770 gene encoding uncharacterized protein LOC107847770 isoform X3 encodes MATDNKSKPKNGNKTKNRQRYRPNNKAVKKGAYPLRPGVQGFYITCDGGRERQASQEAVNVIDSFYEELVQGTNLKLGQRELSEKPANKKTVFKYSDSSSSSDGDEDEHGDNGNDEHQTKEEISKIEQHQEKLDDEIDSLKTGKSEPENKDNISTDVQMQGNIENKKELETTHEPKDIEVGEPPAKKQYVKREASEAGNIAFGKTEEKSIDKLIEAELAELGDKSKRCFSYLDSGCNGVVFVHMRKKDGDPNPKEIVQHMMSSLALTKKHISRFILRVLPVEVTCYASEEEIGKAIQPLIMKHLPAESDTPKKTVCLLGVVEKFKELSKYNLRQLTSKN; translated from the exons ATGGCTACAGACAACAAATCAAAGCCAAAAAATGGCAACAAAACGAAGAATAGACAACGTTATCGTCCAAACAAT AAGGCAGTGAAGAAAGGTGCATACCCTTTACGTCCAGGAGTACAAGGTTTCTATATCACTTGTGATGGTGGAAGGGAACGACAAGCTTCTCAAGAAGCTGTTAATGTTATTGACTCT TTTTATGAAGAGCTGGTCCAGGGGACAAATTTAAAATTAGGACAGAGAGAATTATCAGAAAAACCTGCAAACAAAAAAACTGTTTTCAAATATTCTGATTCATCTAGTAGTAGTGATGGTGATGAAGATGAACACGGTGACAATGGGAATGATGAGCACCAGACTAAGGAGGAGATTTCAAAAATTGAGCAACACCAGGAGAAACTTGATGATGAGATTGACAGCTTAAAAACTGGTAAATCCGAGCCTGAAAACAAGGATAACATCTCTACTGATGTACAAATGCAAGGAAATATTGAGAATAAGAAGGAGCTAGAGACAACTCATGAACCGAAAGATATTGAAGTTGGGGAGCCACCTGCAAAAAAACAATATGTGAAAAGAGAAGCATCAGAAGCTGGAAATATTGCATTTGGTAAGACAGAGGAGAAATCTATTGATAAACTAATTGAAGCTGAGCTTGCTGAATTGGGAGACAAAAGCAAG AGGTGTTTTAGCTACCTTGACTCAGGTTGCAATGGTGTTGTGTTTGTTCACATGAGGAAGAAAGATGGAGATCCCAACCCTAAGGAAATTGTTCAACATATGATGTCCTCGCTTGCATTGACAAAGAAACATATATCAAG GTTCATATTGAGAGTGTTACCAGTTGAAGTAACATGTTATGCATCAGAGGAGGAAATTGGTAAAGCAATACAGCCTCTCATTATGAAACATCTGCCTGCTGAAAGCGACACCCCGAAGAAG ACTGTGTGCTTGCTTGGAGTTGTTGAAAAGTTCAAGGAGTTGTCCAAGTATAACTTGAGACAGCTTACCTCTAAGAACTAA
- the LOC107847770 gene encoding uncharacterized protein LOC107847770 isoform X1 has product MATDNKSKPKNGNKTKNRQRYRPNNKAVKKGAYPLRPGVQGFYITCDGGRERQASQEAVNVIDSFYEELVQGTNLKLGQRELSEKPANKKTVFKYSDSSSSSDGDEDEHGDNGNDEHQTKEEISKIEQHQEKLDDEIDSLKTGKSEPENKDNISTDVQMQGNIENKKELETTHEPKDIEVGEPPAKKQYVKREASEAGNIAFGKTEEKSIDKLIEAELAELGDKSKRCFSYLDSGCNGVVFVHMRKKDGDPNPKEIVQHMMSSLALTKKHISRFILRVLPVEVTCYASEEEIGKAIQPLIMKHLPAESDTPKKVILILPGHYFTVKFAVLYEARANTGINRMKIIDTVAKLVPSPHKVDLSNPEINIVVQIVKTVCLLGVVEKFKELSKYNLRQLTSKN; this is encoded by the exons ATGGCTACAGACAACAAATCAAAGCCAAAAAATGGCAACAAAACGAAGAATAGACAACGTTATCGTCCAAACAAT AAGGCAGTGAAGAAAGGTGCATACCCTTTACGTCCAGGAGTACAAGGTTTCTATATCACTTGTGATGGTGGAAGGGAACGACAAGCTTCTCAAGAAGCTGTTAATGTTATTGACTCT TTTTATGAAGAGCTGGTCCAGGGGACAAATTTAAAATTAGGACAGAGAGAATTATCAGAAAAACCTGCAAACAAAAAAACTGTTTTCAAATATTCTGATTCATCTAGTAGTAGTGATGGTGATGAAGATGAACACGGTGACAATGGGAATGATGAGCACCAGACTAAGGAGGAGATTTCAAAAATTGAGCAACACCAGGAGAAACTTGATGATGAGATTGACAGCTTAAAAACTGGTAAATCCGAGCCTGAAAACAAGGATAACATCTCTACTGATGTACAAATGCAAGGAAATATTGAGAATAAGAAGGAGCTAGAGACAACTCATGAACCGAAAGATATTGAAGTTGGGGAGCCACCTGCAAAAAAACAATATGTGAAAAGAGAAGCATCAGAAGCTGGAAATATTGCATTTGGTAAGACAGAGGAGAAATCTATTGATAAACTAATTGAAGCTGAGCTTGCTGAATTGGGAGACAAAAGCAAG AGGTGTTTTAGCTACCTTGACTCAGGTTGCAATGGTGTTGTGTTTGTTCACATGAGGAAGAAAGATGGAGATCCCAACCCTAAGGAAATTGTTCAACATATGATGTCCTCGCTTGCATTGACAAAGAAACATATATCAAG GTTCATATTGAGAGTGTTACCAGTTGAAGTAACATGTTATGCATCAGAGGAGGAAATTGGTAAAGCAATACAGCCTCTCATTATGAAACATCTGCCTGCTGAAAGCGACACCCCGAAGAAGGTCATACTTATACTTCCTGGCCATTATTTCACTGTGAAG TTTGCAGTGCTTTATGAAGCCCGAGCAAATACAGGAATCAATAGGATGAAAATCATTGATACTGTGGCTAAATTAGTTCCTTCACCTCACAAAGTTGATCTTAGCAACCCTGAGATAAACATAGTGGTCCAAATAGTCAAG ACTGTGTGCTTGCTTGGAGTTGTTGAAAAGTTCAAGGAGTTGTCCAAGTATAACTTGAGACAGCTTACCTCTAAGAACTAA
- the LOC107847770 gene encoding THUMP domain-containing protein 1 homolog isoform X2, with product MATDNKSKPKNGNKTKNRQRYRPNNKAVKKGAYPLRPGVQGFYITCDGGRERQASQEAVNVIDSFYEELVQGTNLKLGQRELSEKPANKKTVFKYSDSSSSSDGDEDEHGDNGNDEHQTKEEISKIEQHQEKLDDEIDSLKTGKSEPENKDNISTDVQMQGNIENKKELETTHEPKDIEVGEPPAKKQYVKREASEAGNIAFGKTEEKSIDKLIEAELAELGDKSKRCFSYLDSGCNGVVFVHMRKKDGDPNPKEIVQHMMSSLALTKKHISRFILRVLPVEVTCYASEEEIGKAIQPLIMKHLPAESDTPKKFAVLYEARANTGINRMKIIDTVAKLVPSPHKVDLSNPEINIVVQIVKTVCLLGVVEKFKELSKYNLRQLTSKN from the exons ATGGCTACAGACAACAAATCAAAGCCAAAAAATGGCAACAAAACGAAGAATAGACAACGTTATCGTCCAAACAAT AAGGCAGTGAAGAAAGGTGCATACCCTTTACGTCCAGGAGTACAAGGTTTCTATATCACTTGTGATGGTGGAAGGGAACGACAAGCTTCTCAAGAAGCTGTTAATGTTATTGACTCT TTTTATGAAGAGCTGGTCCAGGGGACAAATTTAAAATTAGGACAGAGAGAATTATCAGAAAAACCTGCAAACAAAAAAACTGTTTTCAAATATTCTGATTCATCTAGTAGTAGTGATGGTGATGAAGATGAACACGGTGACAATGGGAATGATGAGCACCAGACTAAGGAGGAGATTTCAAAAATTGAGCAACACCAGGAGAAACTTGATGATGAGATTGACAGCTTAAAAACTGGTAAATCCGAGCCTGAAAACAAGGATAACATCTCTACTGATGTACAAATGCAAGGAAATATTGAGAATAAGAAGGAGCTAGAGACAACTCATGAACCGAAAGATATTGAAGTTGGGGAGCCACCTGCAAAAAAACAATATGTGAAAAGAGAAGCATCAGAAGCTGGAAATATTGCATTTGGTAAGACAGAGGAGAAATCTATTGATAAACTAATTGAAGCTGAGCTTGCTGAATTGGGAGACAAAAGCAAG AGGTGTTTTAGCTACCTTGACTCAGGTTGCAATGGTGTTGTGTTTGTTCACATGAGGAAGAAAGATGGAGATCCCAACCCTAAGGAAATTGTTCAACATATGATGTCCTCGCTTGCATTGACAAAGAAACATATATCAAG GTTCATATTGAGAGTGTTACCAGTTGAAGTAACATGTTATGCATCAGAGGAGGAAATTGGTAAAGCAATACAGCCTCTCATTATGAAACATCTGCCTGCTGAAAGCGACACCCCGAAGAAG TTTGCAGTGCTTTATGAAGCCCGAGCAAATACAGGAATCAATAGGATGAAAATCATTGATACTGTGGCTAAATTAGTTCCTTCACCTCACAAAGTTGATCTTAGCAACCCTGAGATAAACATAGTGGTCCAAATAGTCAAG ACTGTGTGCTTGCTTGGAGTTGTTGAAAAGTTCAAGGAGTTGTCCAAGTATAACTTGAGACAGCTTACCTCTAAGAACTAA